The nucleotide sequence atttttaaaaCCTGTTTGTTTCAATTTGAAAGATATTTTAAACATTTAAAATCTTTGATTTgaagaactcgtcatttcatgtacaAAATTTCATTTTCTCACTTTGACTTCATCTTGACTTTGATTTATCATGACGTTAGTGATATGCCAATGCAATTTCATATGTAAACTTGCatcattttagaaattatttaagttttctctcCTGTTTTCAAATGCACACAGACACACATACACATAAACATGAATGcatacacatgcattaattCAAGGTTTCCTatttaatgatgcatgatttaGTGCTAATAACCctgaattggctatttaaaaacctgggccgtcacaacctcccgatcaccaagaccgtctaggtgccgtcaaacaccaagagtaacaagctctcaAGACTTCAATTGATCCTCACTAAGATGGCCctaagctcaagcacacttgctacccATGAAGTGGTTGTTTTCTTCAAGTTTGGATCAAATTCAAGCTCTAGATCTTCATCTCATGGCTCAAAgcactctcttctcttctctagggtggcctcaggtattcaatgcgtCAAAGACATCATAAATAAGTCAGGGGGTCAACTTATATATGGTGGAGAAGACCGCATAGCCGTTACATGTCCACTGCACAAAAAGTCGGAACCATCAGTTAAACTGGTGGGtaggcgtcggttaaaccggtctctctgtgccCAAATAGTAGCCGTTGGAATCTGACACAGTGTGCAGGttttgcgtcattgcaccgatgcatgCTCCGATGTGGCATtagttaaaccggtgctgaaggaagtTTTGATTTCACcaaaacatcgtctctggtcaATAGTACAGTGCTTGCACCGATGCTTATCTTGAAGGCGTCGGTTAAATCGGTGCAGTAAGAGTTTCAGACTTGATTCCATCTGCACAGTTAAAATGAacttcggatgcaccgatggagttgcatcggtttatccggtgtaGAAGAGATTTTCAACTTTATTCCATTTGCACGGCAGCATTAGGCCGGAACCTAGGCATTGGTGCATCCGATGCCCTTCTGTTGCACCGACGCCCTGGCGTCGGTTTCACCGGTGCAACTATTTTTTGCTGATTTTCTGCTGAATTGACTTGTAGTTGATTCCTTCTTCGAGTTATTGTTCTTCCAAATGTTTTCTTGACGTTTTGAGCTGTCATGGCCTGagtttgagcgagtgtgcaaggtTTCTAGGGCCAATTCGATTTGGATCGAGCTACTAACTCAAGaatccctcttaatagtacggtcaagaactaaaaactataaaaccttaactaaatcaagtgtcctccATCTCCTTGTAACACTCGACACTAGAAAGGTTCTTAATCTTTAAAAATGAGTTCTTGTCACGCATGATTGTTTGAactgaggggtctcctttcacatttcatatgagacatAAATGATAattgatttttccttcaaaacatacgttagtcgcatacagttgtcattaatcaccaaaacttacCATGTGCATCTATGGGcctagatgtgcttcatccTCCATTCACGGAGATACTACCTCCATTCACAAATGATAGTCTTATTTGAGATGGGCACAATGACtaaggcaaaagaaaaaaacgTTACTTATCAATCCTACTTATCCTATCATTATTTACCTAGTGAAAAAATACGATCTTTAATGCTTAAACCTCATGAAAATAAATATTCTTTAATGCCCCTCCTGCATGCAGCCGGTTGCATCGTTTGCCAAGGCACAAATTTACTCCTACGCATTTAATGGGTGTAGGACCCGAGAGGTAAGGCCAATCTCAGTAGGAGTATTATAGGAGTGTcatggacattaaatttgctagCATGTACCAATAGtgtgaggagagagaagagagagtgtcatgacatgtgagaggagtgtcatcaccatgacactccactGACACAGTTCTCAAGTTTTCTGTCttggtaactgtgtcgatgacactcccactgagactggcctaatggGTGAGTGGGCTCAAATAAGACAATCAATATTGAAATTTTCAGATTTTGAAATAAAGACTATCATCTATGAATAGAGAGAGTATCGGCAAAGCAAAAGCCAAATGCAGTTATTGGCTTTGAAATGCATGCCTTGCCAAGTCAGCGACATGGTTTCCACCATCGGGTATTCGGGTGCACGTAGCATTTATCAAATACTATTATTACCTCTATTCCGGAATATAACTATTTTTAGATTTTCTTCGAATCAAGTCTTTTAAACTTTGATAGTAGATGGTAAAAAAAAGACTATAAAGATTGATAACATAAAAGTGATATCAGTTTATTTATAGTGAAACCAACTATCACAACCTATACCATTttctatttaaaaataattattttagagATATTATTGGTTAAAGATGAAAAGATTTGATTTTGATCAAGTCAAAAGTTGTTATATTTTGAGACAGAGGTAGTAAATAGATTTCCAATTTCCCAAAATCGGCACTCATTTTTTTTACTGATCCATGGAGAGAGAGTTGTTAGTAAAATGGCTCCGGGACACCACACCGAATCAATGGAGAGAGAGTTGTTAGTAAAAAATAATGGTTTTCCCAACACGTTGGCTTGCTCAGTCCAGCTTGTGATGGAGCACCAAGCAGTAATACTAATATAGTGCAATTTGATCAACATTGTTTAtgtaataaaataaaaataacgaAAGGGagatggaggaaggagaagagaccCTCAACTACACTGTCCTATTTTATGGTCATGACAAGTCCACGATAAAGGTCGCTGCGGGCAGGCGAGGCGAGGAACAGATGCATCCATCCGGTCAGTCCAGCTCCAGCAGAAACAGACACCAACAGTTGATTGGGGACCATGTGGACGGAGAGCCCGCTGGtccgcgacgccggcgccgccgtgctcacCGGACTCGCCGTGGCAGTCGTGCTCCGCTTCTGGGAGGAGGTCGCCAACCGCGCGCTGCTGGAACAGGTCAACTCTGTCCTCTGCAATTTGCTTTTCCACTGCTTGTGCTAGCAACAGATTCGAGTTGTGAACTTGTGGTTCCAATTCGTTTGAATTGAAGCTGCCCAGAGTGAGCTCCTACCCTCAccacaaaataaaccaccaaacTCTAGTACAACAGCTTTACTAGTCTATTCTGAACCATGAAAACTCGAAACCTTATCTGCAATTAATTAATAGTAATTCTTAAgcttatcatttttttttcaaaaaaagagagatgaaTTATTGATTAGGCTTTTTGCCGGGCATTATTCTAGAAACTTTGCAGGAAACTGGTGCACATAACTGTTGGATTAGTGTATCTCCTCATGTGGCCTTTGTTCAGGTAATTCATCAGGTCGGTCTTTGTTGTTGGAGCCGTAGCCCCCATCTGCCTTCCTGAAAACAACAACTTTTTGCCCCGTGCAGTTCAGATGATGTCTTTGCCCCATTTCTTGCTCCGCTTATTATCGAAATCAACATCATAAAGGTGACAGTAATTGGGCTCGGTGTTGTTAAAGATGAGGGCGTGGTTAAGTCGATGACCAGGCATGGGGACTACAGGGAACTACTCAAGGGCCCCCTGTATTATGCGTGTGCTATAACTCTGACAACAATAGTCTTCTGGAGGACATCCCCCATCTCAATCGCCGTGATCTGCAATTTGTGTGCGGGAGATGGTATTAGCATAGCTCTTGCTGCCATTACAAGTAGTTGTTCCTGTTCATTACGTAGTTAGTGACATACATAAGAAGAGGTTGCTCGATCTTTGTGGGGCAAATTGAAGTCCCTCTTTGATCATATCCTTGTGATCAGGTGTTGCTGACATATCTGGGAGACGATTCGGACAAGTGAAGCTCCCTCACAACCCTGGGAAATCGTATGCTGGCAGCATTGCAATGTTCATGGCCGGTTTCTACGCATCAGTGCTGTAAGCAATATCAGTCTAGCTATATATATGACAATATATATCTTTTTACTGAAACCTGAAACTAACAGCGATAGATATATGTGAGGCAGGTACATGTGGTACTTGAACATTTTCGGATTTGTTGACAAGAGCTGGGCTATGGTTGGTGCCTTTGGTGTCATATCCCTTGCTGCAGCAGTTGAGTCGCTGCCCATCAGCACACGCCTTGACGACAACCTGACGGTTCCTCTTGTATCTGTGCTCGTCGGTGCCCTCGTTTTCTAGTACTTCATTGGAGCCAAAATACCTGTGCTGCATGAGCAGCGAGGACAGCAGCGGCATCATTTCAGCAATCTCTGAGATGGTGtttgcaggcagcagcagcagcaagtagCCGCAGCCCAGAAGCAGAGTGCATAGAGAGAGGAGTGCTGCTTGATTGAATCCCCCTGATGCGTGTCATGTCGGTATCTGATTCTTCGTGACAGTGGTCTTTGTGTAAGCAAACATTCTTGTGGCTTGAAAATGATTaataagaaagaagaaaaagaaggaaattGAATAACTTTCTAATTCCTTTGAAGATCAAAGCTCGATCGTAAGGTGGTGGAAATTGCAGCAGAGGTTGCAACGAGTTTGTGATCGTTGAGAAACCTGGATTTGATTTTACTTTGGTGATTGTCCTGCAAAATGGTGCGTTAACAGCTCGTCTTGGCAGCGCAGACTTTCTCAGATTTCTTcttagcaaaaagaaaaaaggtttcaaaaacaaaaagaacaataaAATGGCCCCTACATGTCTCGAACCAAAAACATTCACGTTATTTGCACGATGCTCTAACTAACCGAAATAATAGGCCTTTCTGATAAAGAATCCTACTAATTGGTTACTGTATTATAGCAAGTCCGATCTCGCAGTttgttttcttctcttttttttgagaaaaccgggaTTTCATTCATTTAATTAATATTTGGTGATTACAGCCCAAAGTGCAAAGACACTTGGTCCATTAGGCTGAGGATGTCGAATCAATTCGTCGGGTGGGCTCTACTTAGTCCATGGGCTGCAGCCGAGCCCAGGGCCTTCTTGACTTGCCTCCGGACAGATAGCCGAGCCGGAACCCTagcagagggaggagaggacCGCCGCAAGGAAGCAGGAGCTCCATGCCGAAATCCAAGCGCAATCGCCCAGGTGATCCTTCATCCTTTCACCTCTTCCTCTCCATCCCGCCCCTTGACCTCTCTCGCTTCGTTGCCTTCCTACTAGGACTAGTACTGGCTTCAGTATGCTACATGAACTGGGGAGTTCCTGCAACTTTGCTTGAATCTCTCTCGCTTTTTAGGCTCGCCAATTGCTGTTGCCTGTATGCATTCGTGACTGAAGAGATTTAAGCTTTCGGACAAGGATACCTTCTTCTCATCAAAAATAAACTAAACTAGAGCTGTTTCTTGTAAATTATGCTAATGCGCACCAAATATCTGATGGTTGCACGCAGTGACCTTATCAAAGACCAAGAAGAAGCCTGGTTTAGAGCGCAAGGGCAAAGTAGTTGCCGAGATTAAAGATGCTGTGGGGAAATACAGCAGCGCCTACGTTTTCACCTTTGATAACATGAGGAATCAGAAGCTCAAGGATCTCAGGGAGCAGCTCAAATCCTCTAGCAGGTACCCACCACTAGTTCTGCTTCTGTTCTGTTTACTGATTTTattttaagtttttttttctcttccaaGCAATATTCAATGTTGCACAGCTTACTCATACCAACAAACTTTGCTATGCTGCTACATAGTGCACAAACCCTGAAACACATTGCTCCTGATACAAGGGTGCCATGCCTTTAAAATCCTAAGGTTTATAGCTGCTGCATTTTCTTTTCCAGGATATTTCTTgctggaaagaaggttatgcaGATAGCGTTGGGGCGTTCACCTGCTGATGAAGCTAAAACAGGCCTCCACAAACTTTCCAAGGTGAGTTgtcctttttttctggattcaGTAGACATTGTATTCCAGACCACTGGTATGAGTTTTTGATCAAAGTAAGtttgctgtgtttagttccttcAAGGTGATTCCGGTCTGCTCTTTACCAATCTTCCAAGGGATGATGTTGAGAGGTAATATCTGGATCTCAATGCCATTCACTACATTTTCTTTACGATTGCTTTGGCTCGCATAAAGATTGATTATGATCGTATATCGTACTTGCAGGCTGTTTCGAGATTTCGAGGAGCATGATTTTGCAAGGACAGGAAGTACTGCGACAGAAACGGTATATTCTAGGTTTGCTTTTCATGTATCCCTAGTTTGCTCTTCAGATAGGCTAGGAAGTTTGGGTTGTTGGTGTTAACGTATTAATAATAATATAgtatcacacacacacacacacacacacacacacagagtaAACTTATTCTTCTTGATGTCTCAGGTGTTATTCTTCTTGATGTCAATGCCATTTTTAGTTTCTCGTATAATTTGTTTTACAAAATTTACAATGCCTCAGGTGGAGCTTAAAGAAGGCCCTCTGGAACAGTTTACACACGAAATGGAACCTTTTCTACGCAAGCAAGGACTGCCAGTTCGCTTGAACAGAGGTTTGTAGTCAACCCTGCATTTACACATGCTTAACCTTGCAAAGcaaaattattaaaaaaatcaacatTGTTGCTGCAGGTGTCGTAGAGTTAGTTGCAGATCATttagtgtgtgaggaaggaaaACCCCTTTCACCAGAAGCAGCACAGACTCTGGTAAGAACAGCATAGAGCACACTATGCAGTCTTTCCTGCATAATTGATTTAAATATGAAGCTGATCGAACTAAGAGGACCATCTTTTAATTTCACTATAATTACACTCTACACACATTTCTCAAAATTAAATACCTTGGCTGGTGAGTGTCCATAAAGACATGGTTGGCAGCTCAGTTCTTGCTGAAATGCTCTTTGTTAGGGTGCTCCAGTAGTCCCGTACCATCTCAATTGTAACTGTGGAAGTGCATCTGTCCATTTTACACTGAAACCAACATTTCCCCCCTTttctgtatgattgtctctctGTTTGCACTGAGCCCCATTTGTTTCCTCTCTCGCAGCGCTTGCTTGGGATACAGATGGCAACATTCCGGCTATACCTTGTGTGCCGCTGGTCTTGTGACGACTTTGAAGTGTACAAAGAAGGCTTGGCGCACCTAGGAGCTGATGATGATTCCTCTTAAGATCTTTATGTTCCCCTCTGCAAGGATGCCTTGTTGTCTTGTGTTGGGACAGTTTTTGGTATTGTGTGTGCGGCCATGTACCCCGGAATGTTGGAAATTTGAAAGATGCAGTGTTGGAGGGTGTAAGCTGATTGGTATATCTTATGAACAAGATGTGGAGTTGAGAGGTGGATCTTACTGACCGTGCAGTGTGTGACTTGGGTTTTGTGCTTAAATGTAGGTCGATGGCAAAATGCTGAATCTTTATCCGGTTGCTGGGGAGCTTGTCGTTCGTTCGTTAAGCGTTTGGCATCTCGTGAAACATGTGCAGCGCTTGGCTTTGCGTGTGGTTGAGTGATTGCACTGGCTCGTTGCATACTTCCACTGGAAACGTATTACTTCTAACTGCCAAGGAGCTCGTTGCTTACTTCCACAAGAAACGTATTACTTCTGAGGACTAGTACGTTTTAAGATAGATGGACTTAGGACCCAAAAAAAACCCTGGAAAGTGCACTTATTTTGGAACAGATAATAGTAGACATGATTCTCTTGgaagtgcaaaaaaaaaacttgaaagAGCACTAATAGTAGACATGATTCTCTTAGGACAAAAAAGCTTGAAAGTGCACTAATAGTAGACATGATTCTCTTTCACATTACATTTCGATACTTGATTGTCAGCATGCATTAGTCGCCTCACAAAAATGCAGACAATCAAATTTTGTCGCCACAGCAGACTCAATATATTGCCGACACAATTTCGTGCACAGAAACTGCCATCATTATCATCGACTACAAACTTGTCGAGTTTAGGAAAGCAGATAGCTAACAGCTTGCTGTGTGAAATAAAGATAAGGGAAATTGCTAGCATAACAATTGTGGGTCTGGGCGTGCATTGTGCTGTTCAAGTGGGGCTGGATGGCTAATGGTTAACCAAGACAAACAGCAACTTCAACAACACTGCTCCAATGTTATGACCAATGTTCCACAACAAGCCAATATGTAGGGCGTCGAAGGTATCCACTATTCAAAAAGAATTACAAGCAGTAGCACTAGGAAGGGCGTAAAAGTTGTAAAtaacatacattttttttgtctGCCACTGAGGCCATCAGATATACAACCAAAATGTCTACAGATCGATATTTATCACACTACAAAATGGTACCAGCTTTCAACAGAATCAACCTAATCATCCTCATCCTATCCGATTTCAAGGTATAGCAACAGGTGGCATTTCTCAAACTCTGGCTAGAGATTTCACTCGCCAAAATTTCCTGGTACCATAAAGAATATTAATTCCAAACTGTCATCATCTACAAATCTGAAAAAGTTCCGCTTCTGCTTACACTGGAAAAATCCCAACCATCATCTATGCTCTCTGCAAAACCAACCTAGTAGCTTCCCATTGGTGGCATCCCAAATGCTGGCATCGGACCAGGACCCATCGGAGGCATACCCATTCCACCCATTGGAGGCATGCCCATTCCACCCATCGGAGGTGGAGGTCCACCCATGCCAGGCATCGGCGGAGCGGGCAAAGCAAGCGGAAGCAGCTGGGCATACATGTTCTGCACAATGAAATGTAACTTGTCATGCCAACTATCTCACAGCTTGAATGATTGGTTAGACACAAATGAGGGTAGTGCCGTTTTACTTTACCTGCTGGGCAACAAGATCTTTCTCCTCCTTCTCTTTGGCTCTTTCCTCATTTTGTGACTCAATTTTGTCCTTGACTAAATCATCAACCTTGCTGGTGTATTCACGAATGAACTACATGCATAGCAGGGATTTTACTCACAGAAAACTGTACGTAAATAAACATCACCAAGGATATGGGCAAAAATAAGGTACCTGCAAGAGATATGGGAAGGCAAAGTCCACCATGTTGTTCATCCATGCAAGCTCAAGGGCAACATCAGGCCGGATCAAGTCGTAACAAATGAAGAGGCAAGATGCAAAGCATTCTTTCTTTTCCTGCATTACATAATTGGATATGTTTACTAATCAGAatgcaaagcagagcagataaaTGACTAGGCTTTTCGCTGTAGGCTTAACACTAGATCCAGCAGTCAATAGAACGGGTTTAAAGCAAACCTGCTCGATGAAATAGACAAGCAAGTCCTCTGATAGTTCGCGGTCACCAGACTGCGAGCATGTCTCCATGCAATCCTTGTACATGTTGTCTTTCTTTGATAGAGCAATGGATTGCTTCCATCTGCCAGCCTTTTTGTAGATGTAGGCAGCAATCCTCCTCATCTCAAGCAATTCATGTTTCTCAAGCTGCTCATGAAATGAACTCAAAGTTATTAAATTAAAAGCAAAAACAAGAAGGATTGCACAATTATCTGGTTACTTTTTACCTTCTGGGCAAGACCTATCTGATCAAAGTTATCGTGCATGTCAACTGATTCCCGGAGTCTCTCATAGTCTTCCTCTTCAACATAAAGCTCATTCAATGCTTCATTCAAAGCAGAGACATTGTTGCTCTGAACTGCAACCATATAAGGCTTCACAATATGCAGCTGACCAGCCTGTTCAAAGAACAATAGGAAAGTTAGATTTTTGGGATGGAATTTGAAACAGAATTTCAATGTGCACAAAGGAAAATAATATTCATTCAGATGCCAACCTTGCGCATTATGTCTACAACTCTGGTATGATCCAAACGGAGCGCAAGCACATTTAGCATATCATTGATGAGATCAGGGTGCTCTTGCAAATAGAAGTGAACTGCCTTGTAATACAGTTCAACATTTGCAACTTTAACACAAACATCCTTGAACTGCATATGATCCCATGCATCTGGAGAGTGGTTCATGATAGTGGTGGCAGCATTGTCAAATTCATCATACTGAATGTACAGGTAGGTAAGTTCTTTCCAGTGTTGCTGTTCATCGCAAGCCCGGATAAGCTTAGGAATGTTGAGACGGGTGGAGAAAAGTTTGATGTGCTCCATAAGCTTCTCAGATCGGTATCTAGCATACAGAACTCCCAGTTCTGTGAAGATGCCCATGTGTGCACGTTCAAGTCCAAGACCACTCTCCATGAGAGCAATAAGTTCATTGAAGCATCCTCTATTCTGGTAGTATTCACTCACTTCTTCTAAGTCATCAACCTAAAAAAAAGTATGTCAGAAAGGAATAGATTATAGAATATTTGTATTATAACCTGTCATAGAGAAGAAATAATATGAAGTATGCTCTCTTTACCTGGACAATAATATTTAGACCACATATCTGTGCAAGACGGAACTCCTCTGCATCAACACAAGCAAAGCAGACCTCTTTCCATGTTTTCGCGCTGTTAGCCTTACGAGCAGCATCCACAGCACCTTGGAACTGCTTCAGCTTAACCAGGGTAACAGCCAGCTTAGCCCAGTTTGAGATGAAGGCATAGATGATCTTTGCAGCTTCATATAGCTCTTCATCATACAAACGATCACCAACATTTTGGAGGTTGGCAACATTTGGCATAAGAATGAACTCTTCAATATCACTGAGTCTATCAATCTTAGCATATGCAAAGATGAGTTCTCCATCAACTTTGGGCTCCCTTGCCTTTTGCCTTACCATCAGAAGATACTTAACCAAATCATTGTACACATTGGCTACCTCCGCAGCACGGATGACATCGAGGAAATGTGCCGCATCATCTGCACGGATGAAGGACTCAATTGCTTCGCTGACGAAACCTTCACGTAACTGGGCCTTGGCAACCTGGCTCCAAACAGCATCTTCTTCAACACGGAAAGCAAACTCCTCAGCTCTTTCAATGCTTCGGATGTTGTCCA is from Panicum virgatum strain AP13 unplaced genomic scaffold, P.virgatum_v5 scaffold_2378, whole genome shotgun sequence and encodes:
- the LOC120694043 gene encoding mRNA turnover protein 4 homolog; this encodes MPKSKRNRPVTLSKTKKKPGLERKGKVVAEIKDAVGKYSSAYVFTFDNMRNQKLKDLREQLKSSSRIFLAGKKVMQIALGRSPADEAKTGLHKLSKFLQGDSGLLFTNLPRDDVERLFRDFEEHDFARTGSTATETVELKEGPLEQFTHEMEPFLRKQGLPVRLNRGVVELVADHLVCEEGKPLSPEAAQTLRLLGIQMATFRLYLVCRWSCDDFEVYKEGLAHLGADDDSS
- the LOC120694042 gene encoding probable phytol kinase 2, chloroplastic yields the protein MWTESPLVRDAGAAVLTGLAVAVVLRFWEEVANRALLEQKLCRKLVHITVGLVYLLMWPLFSSDDVFAPFLAPLIIEINIIKVTVIGLGVVKDEGVVKSMTRHGDYRELLKGPLYYACAITLTTIVFWRTSPISIAVICNLCAGDGVADISGRRFGQVKLPHNPGKSYAGSIAMFMAGFYASVLYMWYLNIFGFVDKSWAMVGAFGVISLAAAVESLPISTRLDDNLTVPLVSVLVGALVF